In a single window of the Rhizobium etli CFN 42 genome:
- a CDS encoding M81 family metallopeptidase: MRIFTAALATETNTFSPICVDRRAFEASLYAPPGQHPDTPTLCTAPITVGRRVAREKGWELIEGTATWADPAGLVNRATYEELRDEILGQLKAAMPVDAVVMGLHGAMVAAGYEDTEGDLLSRMREIVGPDVLICAELDPHSHLTAKRVAALNFAVYFKEFPHTDFVDRAEDLWRIAVDTLEGRVKPLMSVFDCRMIDVFPTSRDPMRSFVDKIMRIEKDDDEILSISVIHGFMVGDVPEMGTKLLVVTDDKPEKGAALARDLGLELFSKRGTFMVPQIDEKEAVARAMAATAWPVVIADVWDNPGGGTAGDATVILAELMARGVTSAAVGTIWDPMAVQICFAAGEGAEIPLRFGAKSAPGTGNPIDGTVKVVRLVRNAEMQFGESLAPFGDAAHIVLDGLDIILNSTRAQSFDPSLFSVMGIDPTKQKILVIKSTNHFFASFSKIAAEILYCSAGTPYPNNPATTPYRRAPKTIWPIVADPHGRERGAA; this comes from the coding sequence TTGCGCATATTCACGGCAGCACTGGCGACCGAGACCAACACCTTCTCCCCGATCTGCGTTGATCGTCGCGCATTCGAAGCCTCGCTTTATGCCCCGCCCGGCCAGCATCCTGATACACCGACGCTCTGCACCGCGCCGATCACCGTCGGCCGGCGCGTCGCCAGAGAAAAGGGCTGGGAGCTGATCGAGGGCACCGCCACCTGGGCCGATCCGGCGGGCCTCGTCAACCGGGCGACCTATGAGGAGCTGCGCGACGAAATCCTCGGCCAGCTCAAGGCGGCCATGCCGGTTGACGCCGTCGTCATGGGCCTGCACGGCGCCATGGTGGCAGCCGGCTATGAAGACACGGAAGGCGATCTTCTCTCCCGCATGCGCGAGATCGTCGGCCCCGATGTCCTCATCTGCGCCGAACTCGATCCGCACAGCCATCTGACCGCAAAACGTGTCGCGGCGCTTAATTTCGCCGTCTATTTCAAGGAATTTCCGCATACCGATTTCGTCGACCGCGCCGAGGATCTCTGGCGCATTGCCGTCGATACGCTGGAAGGCCGGGTTAAGCCCCTGATGTCGGTGTTCGACTGCCGGATGATCGACGTTTTCCCGACCTCGCGCGACCCGATGCGCTCCTTCGTCGACAAGATCATGCGGATCGAGAAGGATGACGACGAGATACTGTCGATCTCGGTGATCCACGGCTTCATGGTCGGCGACGTTCCCGAAATGGGAACGAAGCTGCTGGTCGTCACCGATGACAAGCCGGAGAAGGGCGCCGCATTGGCGCGCGATCTCGGCCTGGAACTCTTCTCCAAGCGCGGCACTTTCATGGTCCCGCAGATCGACGAGAAGGAAGCTGTCGCGCGCGCGATGGCCGCCACCGCATGGCCCGTGGTGATCGCCGATGTCTGGGACAATCCGGGCGGCGGCACGGCGGGCGATGCGACCGTCATCCTCGCCGAGTTGATGGCCCGCGGCGTCACCAGTGCCGCGGTCGGCACCATCTGGGATCCGATGGCGGTCCAGATCTGTTTTGCGGCGGGCGAGGGGGCTGAGATCCCGCTGCGCTTCGGCGCCAAATCGGCGCCCGGCACCGGCAATCCGATCGACGGCACGGTCAAGGTCGTCAGGCTGGTGAGGAATGCCGAGATGCAGTTCGGCGAGAGCCTGGCGCCCTTCGGCGACGCCGCCCATATCGTGCTCGACGGCCTCGACATCATCCTCAATTCGACGCGCGCCCAGAGCTTCGATCCGAGCCTGTTTTCGGTGATGGGCATCGATCCGACCAAGCAGAAGATCCTGGTGATCAAATCCACCAATCATTTCTTCGCCTCCTTTTCGAAGATCGCCGCGGAAATCCTTTACTGCTCCGCCGGAACGCCCTATCCCAATAATCCGGCGACGACGCCGTACCGGCGGGCGCCGAAGACGATATGGCCGATCGTGGCCGATCCACATGGAAGAGAACGCGGAGCCGCCTGA
- a CDS encoding MurR/RpiR family transcriptional regulator, producing MDIFSTLQEDKSRLSPSENRIAEIIVNDFEFAVNASIIELAERAEVSPPTVTRFCRRLGCESFSDFKVQLARTAHIGVRYLKPESKSTEPADVAQDIITKAQNALFLLHRSLDLAAIEAAVAHIAKAEMIYAFGSGGNSSMIADELQNRLFRLGLRITASSDHSMQLMMAAAARPGDVLIGSSFSGRNMELVRAFELARQNKVKTIALTQTDSPVAKAAEIVVPIDLPEGNNIYRPTSTRIAYIATVDILSSLVAYAVQPKATTTLRRIKQQLVIHRDGDDRQLLGD from the coding sequence TTGGATATCTTTTCGACATTGCAGGAAGATAAGAGCCGGCTTTCTCCTTCGGAGAACCGCATCGCGGAGATCATCGTCAACGATTTCGAATTCGCGGTGAATGCCTCGATCATCGAGCTCGCCGAACGCGCCGAGGTTTCGCCGCCGACCGTCACCCGCTTCTGCCGCCGGCTCGGCTGCGAGAGCTTTTCCGATTTCAAGGTACAGCTCGCCCGCACCGCCCATATCGGCGTGCGTTATCTGAAGCCGGAATCGAAGAGCACCGAACCGGCCGATGTCGCCCAGGATATCATCACCAAGGCGCAGAACGCGCTGTTTCTGCTGCATCGCTCGCTCGATCTGGCGGCGATCGAAGCGGCCGTTGCCCATATCGCCAAGGCCGAGATGATCTATGCCTTCGGCTCCGGCGGCAATTCGTCGATGATCGCCGACGAGCTGCAGAACCGCCTCTTCCGTCTCGGGCTTCGCATCACCGCCAGTTCCGATCACAGCATGCAGCTGATGATGGCCGCCGCAGCTCGGCCGGGCGACGTGCTGATCGGCTCGTCCTTCTCCGGCCGCAACATGGAGCTGGTGCGCGCCTTCGAGCTTGCCCGCCAGAACAAGGTGAAGACCATCGCTTTGACCCAGACGGACAGCCCGGTTGCCAAGGCCGCCGAAATCGTCGTGCCGATCGACCTTCCCGAAGGCAACAATATCTACCGTCCGACCTCGACGCGCATCGCCTATATCGCGACGGTCGACATTCTCTCGAGCCTGGTCGCCTATGCCGTTCAGCCGAAGGCGACGACCACGCTCCGGCGCATCAAGCAGCAGCTCGTCATCCACCGCGACGGCGACGACCGGCAATTGCTTGGAGACTGA
- a CDS encoding RidA family protein, whose amino-acid sequence MPIKRYGTVQTGAGGKTLPFARAVEADGWLYVSGQVAMEDGEIIDGNIIAQTHKTIANVLKILEEAGYGVEHVVRVGVWLDDPRDFWTFNKIYQEYFGEHPPARACVQSSMMVDCKVEIDCVAYKKKDA is encoded by the coding sequence ATGCCCATCAAGCGCTATGGCACGGTTCAAACGGGCGCCGGCGGCAAGACGCTGCCATTCGCGCGTGCGGTCGAAGCCGATGGATGGCTCTATGTATCCGGCCAGGTTGCGATGGAAGACGGCGAAATCATCGACGGCAACATCATCGCCCAGACCCATAAGACGATCGCCAATGTGCTTAAGATTCTCGAGGAAGCCGGCTACGGCGTCGAGCATGTCGTGCGCGTCGGCGTCTGGCTCGACGATCCGCGCGACTTCTGGACCTTCAACAAGATCTACCAGGAGTATTTCGGCGAGCATCCGCCGGCACGCGCCTGTGTGCAATCGTCGATGATGGTCGATTGCAAGGTTGAGATCGACTGCGTGGCCTATAAGAAGAAGGACGCATAG
- a CDS encoding ROK family transcriptional regulator, translated as MKAISGTNLEQAKSHNRRVVIELIRTHGSLSRAAIARMTALTPQTVSNIVEELERSHLLVAAEAQKLARGQPIIPYSINPAGAYSIGLELGRRRASGVLTDLSGAVCARIERQVEHPDPQQAMPVLQSIVEHLKQAFAFDQQRLLGVGIALPGRYAEGGTTSLSPQSLPGWQGFPVGPELEQRLNAPVLVENDATAAAIGERLHGVARGLASFVYLFLAGGGGIGAGMFLDGHLYKGSRNNAGEIGHIIVEPHGRLCSCGKRGCLDRYVSPSVAYDFMGIADTEGLSPDALDALIDRGSDGLDAWLDQAVQPLRQTVDFLELAFDPETIVLGGSLPTSLMRRLAERLEPLHDPIDPGRQRTVPRVMIGMTGKDTAILGAAALPIFSETNPRFDVLQKPVG; from the coding sequence ATGAAGGCGATTTCCGGCACGAATCTCGAGCAGGCCAAGTCTCACAATCGGCGTGTGGTGATCGAGTTGATCCGCACGCACGGTTCCCTGTCGCGGGCGGCGATCGCCCGGATGACGGCGCTGACGCCGCAGACGGTGTCGAACATCGTCGAGGAACTGGAGAGGTCGCATCTGCTCGTCGCCGCCGAGGCGCAGAAGCTGGCGCGCGGCCAGCCGATCATCCCCTATTCGATCAATCCGGCCGGCGCCTATTCAATCGGCCTCGAGCTTGGCCGCCGGCGGGCGAGCGGCGTGCTGACCGATCTCTCCGGCGCCGTCTGCGCGCGCATCGAGCGCCAGGTCGAACACCCCGATCCGCAGCAGGCGATGCCGGTCCTCCAGTCGATCGTCGAGCATCTCAAACAGGCCTTCGCCTTCGACCAGCAGCGGCTGCTCGGCGTCGGAATCGCCCTGCCCGGCCGTTATGCCGAGGGCGGCACCACCTCTCTCAGCCCCCAGAGCCTGCCCGGCTGGCAGGGATTCCCCGTCGGTCCCGAGCTGGAACAGCGGCTCAATGCGCCGGTGCTGGTCGAGAACGATGCGACGGCCGCGGCGATCGGCGAGCGCCTTCACGGCGTCGCCCGCGGCCTCGCCAGCTTCGTCTACCTGTTTCTGGCCGGCGGCGGCGGCATCGGCGCCGGCATGTTCCTCGACGGCCATCTCTACAAGGGCAGCCGCAACAATGCCGGCGAAATCGGCCATATCATCGTCGAGCCGCATGGCAGGCTCTGCAGCTGCGGCAAACGCGGCTGCCTCGATCGTTATGTCTCGCCGTCGGTCGCCTACGACTTCATGGGCATCGCCGATACCGAGGGGCTGTCGCCCGACGCGCTCGACGCGCTGATCGACAGGGGCAGCGACGGGCTGGACGCCTGGCTCGACCAGGCCGTCCAGCCGCTGCGGCAGACCGTCGATTTCCTTGAGCTCGCCTTCGATCCTGAGACCATCGTGCTCGGCGGCAGCCTGCCGACATCGCTGATGCGCCGGCTTGCGGAGCGGCTGGAGCCGCTGCACGATCCGATCGACCCCGGCCGGCAGCGGACGGTGCCGCGCGTCATGATCGGCATGACCGGCAAGGATACCGCCATCCTCGGCGCCGCGGCCCTGCCGATCTTCTCTGAAACCAATCCACGCTTCGACGTGCTGCAGAAGCCGGTCGGCTAA
- a CDS encoding SDR family oxidoreductase translates to MTQSAAIVTGAAGDIGAAIAARLAEDHDVVLLADIDAAAAAAVAAKLGPAGRFVAIGCDVTSEMSISELAKRAADAGLVRTLVNNAGAARATSLHDTTPEIWRADNALNLEAAFLCFRAFEPMLKASKGSVVNIASVNGMNVFGHPAYSAAKAGLLHFTRLVAVEYGKFGIRSNAVAPGTVKTQAWEARAAANPNVFEEARRWYPLQRVVDPRDVANAVGFLAGPLAAAISGVCLPVDCGLTAGQAELARTFSQSEHY, encoded by the coding sequence ATGACCCAATCGGCAGCCATCGTCACGGGTGCGGCGGGCGATATCGGCGCGGCGATCGCCGCACGCCTCGCCGAAGATCACGACGTCGTGCTGCTCGCCGATATCGATGCTGCGGCTGCGGCCGCCGTCGCTGCAAAACTCGGGCCGGCCGGCCGTTTCGTCGCCATCGGCTGCGATGTGACCAGCGAGATGAGCATATCGGAACTGGCAAAACGCGCCGCCGATGCCGGGCTGGTGCGAACCCTTGTCAACAATGCCGGCGCGGCGCGGGCGACCAGCCTGCACGACACGACGCCGGAGATCTGGCGGGCAGACAATGCGCTCAATCTCGAAGCCGCTTTCCTGTGTTTCCGCGCCTTCGAACCGATGCTGAAGGCGTCCAAAGGGTCTGTCGTCAATATCGCCTCGGTCAACGGCATGAACGTTTTCGGGCACCCGGCCTACAGCGCCGCCAAGGCCGGCCTTCTGCATTTCACCCGGCTGGTGGCGGTGGAATACGGCAAGTTCGGCATCCGCTCGAATGCGGTCGCCCCCGGCACGGTGAAGACGCAGGCCTGGGAGGCGCGCGCCGCCGCCAATCCTAATGTGTTCGAGGAGGCGCGCCGCTGGTATCCGCTGCAGCGCGTCGTCGATCCTCGCGATGTCGCCAATGCCGTGGGCTTCCTGGCCGGTCCGCTCGCCGCCGCCATATCAGGGGTCTGCCTGCCTGTCGATTGCGGGCTGACGGCAGGCCAGGCCGAGCTGGCGCGAACTTTCTCCCAATCAGAGCATTATTGA
- a CDS encoding MFS transporter — translation MSRLFPDVFRNPAIRASMIAIFTFGMAGAMTAPYRSIVGIRELGLSDGLYSFLAFASAAVNVVISVLLGNLADRLGEYRSAMIGACLFGIVGYGMVYAFPSPATFIVSALLPLPIYGALNSLLFANARAAMQGMSRSDMVTANSGVRAMISLSWVLIPGITGLVLSGASSMLPAYLFASLSCVVCQGIILFALPKRAGTVMAEVRRLTYFEALRQVVSPRISAHIAGVALITSTLHLNDALLPLIATGAAHGRLSDVGILVGIVAALEIIFIIVWSRIARQTGQMTALAAGTIIYALFLGLLGFASAPWHLYALTLLAGVGAAAIISIPITYLQDLIADRPGLGSALISVNVFASAGIGALVFAVGTWATGYSGTAILSAVTGLSGITLLGLLQRRNVVAPADAEVQ, via the coding sequence ATGAGCCGCCTCTTCCCTGATGTCTTCCGCAATCCGGCGATCCGCGCCAGCATGATTGCCATTTTCACCTTCGGCATGGCGGGGGCGATGACCGCGCCCTATCGTTCAATCGTCGGCATTCGCGAGCTGGGGCTGAGCGACGGGCTCTATTCCTTCCTCGCCTTTGCCTCGGCGGCGGTGAATGTGGTGATCAGCGTTTTGCTCGGCAATCTTGCCGACCGGCTCGGCGAATACCGTTCGGCGATGATCGGGGCCTGTCTGTTCGGCATCGTCGGCTACGGCATGGTCTATGCCTTTCCAAGCCCGGCGACCTTCATCGTCAGCGCGCTGCTGCCGCTGCCGATCTACGGGGCGCTGAACTCGCTGCTGTTTGCCAATGCGCGCGCGGCGATGCAGGGCATGAGCCGCAGCGACATGGTGACGGCCAATTCCGGCGTGCGCGCGATGATCTCGCTCTCCTGGGTGCTGATCCCCGGCATAACGGGTCTTGTCCTCTCCGGCGCGTCGAGCATGCTGCCGGCCTATCTCTTCGCCAGCCTCTCCTGTGTGGTCTGCCAGGGCATCATCCTCTTTGCTCTTCCGAAGCGCGCGGGAACGGTGATGGCGGAAGTTCGCCGCCTCACCTATTTCGAAGCGCTCCGCCAGGTGGTTTCGCCGCGGATTTCGGCGCATATCGCAGGCGTGGCGCTGATCACCAGCACGCTGCATCTGAACGACGCCCTGCTGCCGTTGATCGCCACGGGCGCGGCGCATGGCCGGCTCAGCGATGTCGGCATTCTCGTCGGCATCGTCGCAGCGCTGGAGATCATCTTCATCATCGTCTGGTCGCGGATCGCCCGGCAGACCGGCCAGATGACGGCGCTGGCCGCCGGCACCATCATCTACGCGCTGTTTCTCGGCCTGCTCGGCTTTGCCTCCGCGCCATGGCACCTCTATGCGCTGACCCTGCTTGCCGGCGTCGGTGCTGCGGCGATCATCAGCATCCCGATTACCTATCTGCAGGATCTCATTGCCGATCGGCCGGGGCTCGGCAGCGCGCTGATCTCCGTCAATGTCTTTGCGAGTGCGGGCATCGGCGCGCTGGTCTTTGCGGTCGGCACCTGGGCGACCGGCTATTCCGGAACCGCCATTCTGAGCGCCGTCACCGGTCTCTCGGGGATCACCCTCCTCGGCCTGCTGCAACGACGCAATGTCGTTGCGCCTGCCGACGCCGAGGTTCAATAG